The segment AGGGTTTCGAAGATGTTGCACCTGTCGGCGATGCTTTGCTCAAGGGCGCGGGCGGTGGTGGCGGAGCTGATGCCGCGCGCGGGGGTGTTGACGATGCGGAGGAGGGAAACGTCGTCGCTCGGGTTCATGATCGCGCTGAGATAGGCGAGAATGTCCTTCACTTCGCGGCGGTCATAGAAGCTTTTGCCGCCGATGAGTCGGTAGGGAATCTTGAGCCGGCGGAAGTTTTCCTCGAGCAAACGCGATTGGGCGTTCATGCGGTAGAGGACGGCGAATTCCTCCCAAGGCGCGAGGGTTTCCATCTGGATGCGCTGGATTTCCTCGACGACGAACTGGCTTTCAACGCGGTCGTCGGGCATCTGGATGAGGCGGACTTTGTCGCCGGGGCCGTTGTCGCTCCAGAGGGATTTGGGGCGGCGGCGCGGGTTGTTTTTGATGAGGCTGTTGGCCGTGTTGAGGATGGCGTTGGTGGAGCGGTAGTTTTGCTCGAGCTTGACGACGTGGGGATTGGGGAAATGGTGCTCAAACTCGAGGATGTTGCTCACTTCGGCGCCGCGCCAGCCGTAGATGGATTGGTCGTCGTCGCCGACCACGCAGACGTTGGGCGGGCTGCCGGCGAGGAGGGAGACCAAGTCGAGTTGCAGTCGATTCGTGTCCTGAAATTCATCGACCATGAGGTAGCGAAATTTCCCGCTCCAGAGGTCGCGCACGTCGTCGTGCTCGCGCAGGAGCTGGACGGCGAGCATGAGGAGGTCGTCGAAATCGACGGCGTTGAGGTGTTTCAAGTCCTGCTGATACTGGCGGTAGATGGCACCGATGAGGGTTTCGTCGTCCTCAGGTGGACGCCAGCCGTTGTTTTTGGCCTTGCTGATGAGGGCCTTGGCCGCGCCGGGGTCCATGTTTTCATCGCTGGCGGCGGTGCGGTTGATGATTTTTTTGATGAGCCCGAGCTGGTCGCCCTCGCTGTAGATGGAGAAGGTGTTTTTGTAGCCAAGTTTCTCGATGGAAACGCGGAGGATGCGTAGGCAAAGCGAGTGAAACGTGGAGATGTTCAGGCCCTTGGCGTCATCGACCATGCCTTTGATGCGCTCCTTCATTTCGTTGGCGGCCTTGTTGGTGAAGGTGACGGCGAGGATCTGCGAATTGGGCACGCCCTTGGACATCAAGACGGCGATGCGGGCGGTGATGACGCGCGTTTTTCCGGTCCCGGCCCCGGCGAGAATGAGGAGCGGTCCCTCTATGGAGGTGGCGGCCTCGAGCTGGGCGGGGTTGAGGTCGAAAAGGCGGAAACGGCTCATGTGCGGGGGCGAAGGTGAGTGGCAATGCGCTGGCTGGCAAGTTTGCGAGGAGGAAAAGTTGAGGAACGCGGGGAGGTCTGTCATCGTAGCGACTGTGATCCGTTGCATTCTTCTCTTCCTCGTCGCGCTGCTCATTCCCATGGTCGGGTTGCAGGCTAAACCAGAGGCCGGTCCCGATCCGAAGAAGCAACGGATGTTCGACATCGAGATTCACAAGGCGGCGGCGGCGTTCGACAAAAAAGATTTCACCGCCACCCGCCAGCATGTGGACGCGGCGGAGGCGTTGCTCCCCGACCAGGCGGCGACGCTCAATTTGCTCGGCGCGCTGCTCTACAAGGAGCACAAATACGACGAGGCGCTCGCGGCGTTTCGCGCCCTGATCGACCGCGACCCGAATTCGTATCCGGGCTACTTCAACACCGCCGAGGTTCTGCTCGCGCAGAAGAAATACGACGAGGCGCTGGCCGGGTTTGAGCGCATTCTGGAGGCGCGGCCCGGCGACGAGATCTGTCAGTATCGCATAGTGATCGTTCTCGCCTTGGAAAAGAAATTCGACGAGGCCCGGCTGCGCGCGAAGAAACTGCCGAACCCCGGGCAGACGGCGGCTTATTATTTTGCAAATGCCGCGATCGAGTTTGCCGCCGGCGACAAGGCCAAAGGCCAGGACTGGCTCAAGCAGAGTGAGACTTTTTTCCCACCGGAAGCTTCCGCCAGCCTGCGCGATGTGCTGGTGGAGCAAAACTTGATTCAGAAATAACCGCGCGGCGGTTTTTACAGTGGAATCAGAGTCGCCGCCTCTGTATGCTCGCCAACGCATGAAATCATCCTCCCTTTCCCCCAGGCTCGCGTTGCTCGGAGCGCTTCTCTTTACCGCGGCCACGGCCACTACTCTCCGAGCGCAAGACCAGGCCGCTGATCTGGCGGCGGCGAACCAGGCGCTGAACGAGGGCAATTACCCCGACGCTGCTGCCAAGTTCGGGAAATTCGTCAAGGACTACCCGACTTCCACCGTGATCCCGGACGCGCAGTTGAAGCTGGCTTACAGCGACATGGCGATCAACAAGTTCGACGAGGCGCTGGCCGAATACAAAAAGCTTCTCGCTCCACCAGCGACCCCGGAAATTATCGAACTCGCCTCGGGTTTGCTCCCACAGGCTCTCTCGGGAAAAGCCTCCTCGCTGCCCGAGGGCGACGCCCAGCGCACCACTCTCTTCAACGATGCGATCAAGGCCTACACCGATTTCCTCGCCAAATATCCGAAGAGCGACCTCGTCGAGAGCAACCGTTACACCCTCGCGCTTTGTTATTACCAGACCCAGCAATACGATCCAGCGATCGACAATCTGCGGAAGAATCTGGCCGAGTTTGCCCAGAGCGAATCCATTCAGGACAGCCAGTATCTGCTCGCGCTGATGCTCGCGACGAAGGCGAACCTCACCCTCAATAAAGATCGCACGGCGACCGCCACGGCCTTCCCGCTTTACGACGAAGCGCAGAAGTTTCTCCAGGACATCATTGCCAAGCGCACCGATCTGCCGCTGATCAGCGACGCGCAATTCCAGCTCGGCGAAGTGCTCTTTAACCGGGCCGTCTTCACCACCGGACCGGACCACGCGAAGCACCTCCAGGACGCCCTTTCCGCCTATCGCGCTGTCGAGGCGAGCGACGTGGTGGCCCGCGAGCAGCAGGGAAAAATCGACGCGTTGAAAGGCCGCACGACGGCCGTTCTCGCCACGAAAAACATCAAGGCCGTCCAGAAATTGCAGAGCCTCATCGGTCGCGAAACCGGCAAGCTGGAGACCCTGAAAAACAAGGGCAGCCAGCGCGTGGCCTCGCACCTGAAGATGGCGCAGATTTTCTACCAGCTCAGCACGCCCACCCAGCCGCGTTACGATGAAACTCGTGTCTTGCTGAGTTACCTCGAGCCGTTCGTCACCAGCGACACAGATAAAAAGACCGTCCTTTATTTCAAGACAATGACCTACGCGCTCCAGGGCAACACCGCCAAGGCCATCGCGGGTTACGATCAATTCCAGAGCCAATACAAGGGCGATCCGATGGCGGAAAATCTCCCTCTCGCGATGGGCGCGATGTTCACCGCCGGCTCCCCCGGAACTCCGCCGAACCCGGTGAAGGCACTGGAATATTTCCAGCAGCAGTCGCAGCTTTATCCGAAGAGCGAGGCCACGGCGGTCGCGCTGTCCGAGCAGGCCCGCGCGCTCTCGCAGATGCAGCGTTTCGACGAGGCGATCAAGACTTACCAGACGTTCCTCGCCTCCAACCCGGAGAAATCGCAGGCCGCCCGCGCCACGTCGGGGCTCGCCGAGGTTTACCGCAACACGGGCAAACTCGCCGAGGCCGACCAGCTTTACGCGAAGATCCAGAAGGACTTTGCCGATCAGTTGCCACTCGTCAAAGAGGCCAGCTTCTGGCGCGGCTTCATCCTCGTGCAGCAGCAGAAATATCCCGAGGCGATGAAGGCGCTCGCGACGTTTGTGGCCGTTTATCCCGATGATGCGAATCTGACTCCGAATGCTTATTTCACCTACGGCCAGGCCCAGCGCGGCTCGGGTGCCGTGGACACGGCGATCCAGACTTTCAAGACTCTGGTGACGAAGTTTCCGAAATCCGACGCGGCGACTTTCACCTTTTTCCAGCGGTTCGACATCGCCAAGGAAAAGAACGACGTGCCCGCGATGGATGCTGCGATGCGTGAATTCATCGACGCGTATCCGAAGGACAACAAGCTCTTCAACGCCTACGCCAACCTCGCTCAGAACCGCATCACGGAAGGCAAAATCCAGGACGCGATCAACATTTACTACGAGTTCATCGACAAAAATATCGACAGCCCGCTCGTTCCCACCGTCCTCATGCAGACCAGCGGCCAGTGGGCTGGCATCGCCACCACCCTTGGGCGTTACGCAGGGCTGACCGAGGCCGACCGCGCCATCTGGAAGGAGTCCCTCGAGAAAAGCATCGGCGACGCCGAGCGCGTGATCGTGAAATATCCCGAGAGCGCCGAGGTCGCCAACGCCTCCCGCGCCATTCTCACCGCGCAGAAAGAATTCGTCTCCGCCAACCTCAAGAAAAACGACGACATCGAGTCGTATTTCACCCAGTTCGCGGCCAAGTTCGATGCCGCCCCGAAGACCAAGAGCAAGATTCTTTTCACCCTTGCCTCCTTCATTTACGAGCGTGACCCGGCCAAAGCCCTCGCCCAGATGACCACCGCCTACGACCCCACGCTCGTCTATGCCGCGGGCGACCTCGATCTCTACGGCACCGCCCTCCTCGGCCAGAAGAAAATCGACGAGGCCGCCGCCATTTATACCAAGCTCGCCACTGATTACCCGAATCTCCCCGGCACCGATCCGAAGCAGGCCCCGCTCGCCGTCCAAGAGGCGCAGGCCACCGCGATGTTTGGCCAGGGCCAGGTCTTGCAAGCCAAGGGTGACTCCGCCGGAGCCGCGAAGAATTTTGCCCAACTCAAGGCGCTCTATCCGTGGTCCACGAAAATCTTTGAGGCCGACCTCGGCATCGCCATCGGCCTCTACAACCAGAAGAAATTCGACGACGCCATGGCGCTCGTTCAAGGCATCGTCAAGGCGCAGACCGCCGCCAACGACCTGCGCGCCAAAGCCATGGTGCTCGGCGGTAAGATCCGCCGCGACGCTGGCGACCTCGACTCGGCCATCGATTTCTTCATCAAGACCGACTACTTCTACGGCGGCGTCCCGACCGTCGCCGCAGAGGGCCTCTTCCTCGGCGCGCAAGCCCTGGAGGCCAAGGCCGCCGCCGCCAAAGACCCGAAAACCAAAGCCGACTCCGCCGCCAAGGCCAAGAAATACTACGGAGACCTCCAGACCAAATACCCCGACAGCCCCTTCGCCGCGCAAGCCAAAGGGAAGTAGTCTGCGGTTGAGAGCCTGTAGTTGAGAGCCGCCTTTCTCCCAGCTTCAACGTTCAGGACAAGCGCTGCAGTTCCGAGAGCGCACGCGTCCCGCGTGCAGTCTTTGGCGTCCCGCCGAAGACATTCCCCTCACCCAGGCGAAGCCTCTTCAAGAAAGTGCGCCCCAATTCAACATCCCAATGACCCGCCCTGAACGCGCCGCGCTGCTCGTCGAGCGCCTCCCGCGACTCTACCCCGACGCCCATTGCGAACTCGTTTTCGCCGACCCGCTCCAGCTCCTCGTCGCCACCATCCTTTCCGCGCAATGCACCGACGTGCAGGTGAATAAAATCACGCCCGCCCTCTTCGCCGCCTACCCCACCGCCGCCGATTACGCCGCCGCGAATCCATTGGAACTCGAATCCCTCGTCCAATCCACCGGCTTCTTTCGCAACAAAGCCAAAAACATCCGCCTCGCCGCGCGCGACATCGTGGAAAAATTCGGCGGCGACGTTCCCCGGACCTTGGGCGAACTCGTCACCCTCGCCGGAGTCGGACGCAAAACCGCCAACGTCGTCCTCGGCAACGCGTTCGGACTCGAGGAAGGCATCGTCGTCGATACGCACGTCACCCGGCTCAGCACCCGGCTGCGACTGACCACGAAAAAGGACGCCGAAAAGATCGAGAGCGACCTCATTCGCCTCATTCCTCGGGGAAAATGGACCCTTTTCCCCCATTGGCTCATCGCCCACGGACGCCGCATCTGCACCGCCCGCAACCCAAAATGCACCCTCTGCGAACTAGCCGACCTCTGCCCCGGCGCCGGGAAAATCTGAATGGAGCGCATTCTAAACTCCGTGGAGGCCGCTGGCTCCGTAGGAGCCTGATATCTATAGAAGACATGCGAGTCATTATGAGCGCCGTAGGTGCGACACCGGATTCCGTGCCGCCAGATGCCGGTGCTACGGACCTGATTCGACTGCTACTCGACTGATTAGAGATACCGACCCTACGGGTCTATTCGGTCTCGTTCCCAAACTCCTGTTTGGGAACGAGAGAATGGCATTCTCGACCGAGAGTTTGGGAGCCAGAGCAACTCCATTTCACTCCTCCAAAAATCGCCCGCGATAGTGTATCTAGCCTTCTGGCGGCTCCCCAAACGACTGCGACAGTCTGTCGAAACTTTTTCCAGCTCCCGGAAAGCACTGCGATAGCCTGTTGAAGAGATTTTTCGGTGCCTAAAATGATCGCGATAGCCTGTCGGGAACATTTCCGGGTCTCCGAAATGATTGCCATTCACTAGCGCAGACGCTTTTGGATGGCCAAAAAGCCCGTTCCCGGCCCTCAGGGGAACTTTTTTCAGCTATTTTTTGCGTCTCACGTCGAATGCAGGCATGGTTTGCGGCGTGACATTTCGCCTCCTGCTCCTCGGCCTCTTTTGCGTGCTCCAGAGTGCGCTGTCGGCAGCCTCCCTGCCCTTCAGCACCGTCTTTCAGGGGCAAAAAACTTTCGACCGGCTCGTCGCCCGAGCCGACGCGGAGCATTGGAACTCGCTTCCCATCGGACTCCGCGCCGCCACTGTCGGGCACGCCCTCGTCGGCACGCCTTACAAGGGATTTACCCTGGAGATCGACGACCACATCGAGGCTCCGTCGGTGAATCTGAACGGGCTCGACTGCTGGACATTTTTTGAGGCGTCACTCGCCTTTGCCCGGATGATCGCCGAGCCGCGTCCGAATTGGACTCCCGAGCGGATGCTGCACTACATCGAGTTGGATCGTTATCGCGGCGGCCAGTGCGACGGCACCTACCTTTCGCGCCTGCATTATTTGGAGGATTGGCTCTGGGATAACGACAAACGCGGACTCGTCGAGGACCTCACCCGGCGGCTCGGCGGCGTGCGCGTGATGAATATGGCCCGCGAAATGACCGTTGGCTGGAAAAATTACCGCTATCTCTGCTGCAATCCCGACCTGCGCACCGGCATCGCCCAGCACGAGGCCCGCATCGCCTCGACCCCGTTTTATCACATCCCGAAAAACAAGATCGCCAGCATCGAAAAATACCTTCAAACCGGCGACATCATCGGCATCACCGCGCGCGATGGTCCCGGCGTCGGCACGTCGCATGTCGGTTTCGCCGTGCGCGATGAAAAGGGCGTCGTCCACTTCATGCACGCCTCGGCTCCGAGGAATTACGGACGCGTCGTCGTCGATCAGCGTCTCTCCGATTACGTCGCGCATTACACCACCGACACGGGCATCCTCGTCGCCCGTCCGCTGCGCTAAATGACCGCGCTTCTTCTGGCGCTGGCTCTGGGGGCGAGCTGGATTTTTTTCCTCTGGCGCTACGCCCTGCCCCTGCGCCGGTTGCAGGAAGAGTTGAGTTCCATTCGATTCGGGAAAAAACGGGGCGTGACCCTCGCGGGAGCGGCAGTCATTCGCGAAATCGCCGGAACCGTGGCCGAACTGCTCGATGAAAACGACGTTTCGCAACAACGCGCACGAGACGAGGGGCTGAACTTGCGGACGATCCTCGAAAGCATGCGGGAGGGGGTCGTTCTCCTCGACAACCAGAAGCGCATCCGGCTGGCGAACCGGGCGATTTACCGGCTGCTACCCGCCGGTTTATCGCCGGTGAACCGCACTTTGCTCGAGCTTTTTCGGAATCACGTCCTGCAACGCGCCATCGAAACGAGCTTCACCACGCCCGAGCCGCAGACCACCGAATACGTGGTGGATGTGAGCGAAAATGGACGCCTCGTGGCGAAGACATTGGAAGTCACCAGCATCGGAATCCCCGGGAGCGGCGGCGAAATCGTAGGCGCGCTGGCTGTTTTCCACGATCTCACGCGGGTGAAGGAACTCGAGGGGATGCGGAAGGATTTCGTGGCCAATGTCTCTCACGAATTGCGCACGCCGCTCTCGATCATCAGCGGCTACATCGAGACGCTGCTCGACGACGATCTGGAGGACGTGGAGTCGGGCCGGAAATTTCTGCGGATCATGCACCGGCATACACAGCGGTTGCATTTGCTGGTGGAGGATTTGCTCACGATCTCGGCGCTGGAGTCGCAGCGGGTGGCGCTGGAATTTCGCCCGGTCGAGTTACAGTCGAATCTACAAAAGATCGTCGAACAACTCGAACCCGCCCTGTCCGCGCGCGACTTGCAGGTGAAGCTGGATTTTCCCGCAGACTTTCCCGAGCTGGAGGTGGACGCACGCCGCATCGATCAGGTGTTTTTTAATCTGCTCGAGAATGCGATCAAACACGGCCACGCCGGCGACGCTCCCATCGAGGTCATCGGCAAAGTGGGGCCGCAGGGCGTCTCTATTTCCGTGCGCGACCACGGGCCCGGCATCGCGGCGAAGGACCAGCCGCACATTTTCGAGCGTTTCTACCGGGTGGATGAGGCCCGCTCGCGCGAGGTCGGCGGCACCGGGCTTGGGCTTTCCATTGTCAAACACGTCGTCCAGGCGCACGGCGGAACGGTGGAGGTGGCCAGCCGCCGGGGCGAGGGCGCGACCTTTGAGGTCATCCTGCCGCTGCGCCAGACGATGCGGACCTGAAACCATTTGACTCATCCGCCTGCGGCACCGTTTGTTGGCCGCGGTGAATGCCCTTCTTCTGTTTCTGCTCTTTCTCGGCACAGCCGCGATCCAAGTTTTCATCGGGGGAATGCGCCCGGTCTTCGCCATTCCGGCTTACCTGATCATCGCCCTCGCCGGGGCGACTTCCATCGTTCTCATCCGCAGAAACCGCCCGCTGCCGTCGCTGGTTTGCCTGGGTAGCTCGCTCATTTTCTTCAGCTACATCCTCTGGCGGGCCTATCATTCGCCAGTCGAATATATTTCCCGCCCGGATCGTTACATGGTCCTGGCGTGCGTCGTGGTTTACCTGTCATTCGCGCTTTATCTCACCGACCCGAGGACGCGGCTCTGGCTTTTCTACGGGCTCTTTCTGCTCGCGCTGGGTCACATCGCCATCGGAGCGATTCAGTTTTCCAAGGGAGAAAACTTCCTCCCGTTCGGCTATCTGCGCGCCGATTACGGGCGGCGGGCGAGCGGCTTCTACGTCTGTCCGAACCATTACGCAGGCTTGCTGGAAATGCTCATCATGATCGCCGCCGCCATCGGCAGCTGGGCGCGGGTCGGGTTGAAAACCCGGATGGTGGTCCTGTATTTCGCCTTCATGGCGCTGGGTGGCCTCGCCATTTCCGGCAGCCGGGGCGGTTATCTGAGCGTGGCCATCGCGCTGGTGGTGCTGGCGACTTTGAGCGTATTCGTCGTGCGTCTGGCGCGTCCGGGAAAGACGCTTTTCGTCGCATCTGCCGTGGCGAGTTTCATTTTACTCACCGGACTCGCGGGCGTCGGCCTGATGAAGAAAGACATCCTCCTTTCCAACCGGATCAACGCCATTTCCGATCCGAAAAACATGCGCCTGCAACTCTGGGAGGCCGCGCTCCACCAGTATCGCACCCAGCCCGCGACCGGCACCGGAGCCGGGACGTATTTCTATCTGGGCCGCACATTTCGCGCTCCGTCGGTCCAGACCGACCCTGTCTGGGTGCACAACGATTACCTGCATCTCCTGGCCGAATACGGCTGGCTCGGAGCCGCCGCCTGCGCCCTGTTTTTGGGGAGTCACCTCTGGCACGGCGTTCTGGGTTTGAGGCAAATCATCAAGAAACGCCTCCTCGAAGGCGGCGACATGAGCAGCAACGCCCTCGCGCTGAACATCGGCGCGCTCGCCGCCATCGCCGCGATTCTGGCGCATTCGGTCGTCGATTTTAACGTTCACATTCCCGGCAACGCCCTCGTGCTCGCCGCGCTCTTCGGCATGTTGGCGAATCCGCCCACCTTCCGGTCGCGCAAAGTCGAGTTGAGCCCGCATCTGGCACTCCCTTTCAAGCTCCTCATTCCTGTCTGCGCGGTGGCCATCGCCGTCGATGCCGCGCCGCATCTGCGAGGCGAATGGTACTCCGAAAAAGCTCGCGTCGCCCTGCGCGACAACCGTTATCTCGCCGCCATGCGCGCCGCCCAGCTCGGCCTCGAAGTGGAGAAAACCAACCCCGACTTGCATTATTATCTCGGCGAATCGCGCCGGCTCCTGGGCAATTCCTGGTCGAGCGAGGCCGCCCGCGCCTCCATGAACGACGCCGCGCACAACGCCTTCATGGATTCCATCCGCCTCTTCCCGCAGGACGAGAAAGTCTGGGTGAAACTCTCCCAGTCGCTCGACATGCTCGGGCGTCACGAAGAAGCGTTCGCCAGTCTGGAAAAAGCACGCGAGTTAGACCCGAATCTGGCGGCGTTGAACACCTATTACGCCGCCCATTTCCAAATCCAGGGCGACAATAAAAAGGCGCTCGAGTACTATCAAAAAGCCCAGGAAAGCGAGCTGAACCGCAAGAGCCGCGATGCGCTTCTGCGCGAGACCCAGCCCGACGGCGCACGCTAACTAGCGCAGGAAACGAGCGAGGTTTTGCGCCTCCCAGCGCTGGGCACGCGCGTAATGGCGGAACTTCTTTTCCTTCCGCTGAAACTCCTCCGTGTGCACCTTCCGCCGCCCCGAGGGATAAACGATATCCGGCACGACCGCGTGCAGCATTTCGTGATAAATGACGTATTCGAGGAACCATTCCGGCACAAACGCCGCGTCGAGCAGCGGATGAATCCGGATCACGCGGTCCTCCTCCTGGATCGTGCCATAGACGAAATAGCTGACCGGACGTAGCCTCCGCCGCCGTCCCCAGACGATGCGATAGCCGGACAGCCGATGGCGAAAATGACGGCCATTTAGCCGGTTAAAGATGGCGCGAAGATCGAAGAAACGGCCCTCATGCGCGAGGGAAAGCTGACGCTGCACTGGCAGCGAGACTACGGCAACCTTGCGCTTGGCTTGTTTCTTCATGGCGTAGCAATCAGCACAAAAGACCACCTTCCGCCGCGCTTGCAAATGCGAAAATAGGCCGCCTTCTGGCGGTGATTCCGCCCTTACTCGTCCCAGTTTTCGAAAACGATCTGACCGCCCACCCATGTCTGCCGAATCTTGAAATCCGTGGAAAAGATCGCGAAATCAGCCCGGCAACCGGCTTGCAGACGGCCGATGTTTCGCTCGCGACGCAGCGCATTCGCCGGGTTCAACGTCGCCATTTGCACCGCCTCCACCAGCGGCACTTCGGCGAGTTCCACCAGGTTGCGGATGCCGTCGATCATGCGGCAGGTGCTGCCCGCGATCGCGCTGCCGTCGGCGAGCATTCCGACGCCGCCCCGCACGACGCACTCGAACTCGCCCAGTTGGTAGCCGACGCCCTCCGCCAGTCCGGCACCGGCGCACGCATCGGTGATGAGGCAGATGCCATCGGAGCCTTTCGCGCGGTAAAGCGCCCGCATTAAAGTGGGACTCACATGGCGGCCATCGGCGATCAATTCACAGAGAATCTCCGGCTCCGACAGGGCGTATTCCAGCAGACCGGCCTCGCGAAACGGCCCGCGTTTCCGCAGGGACGACATGCAATTAAACGTGTGCGTCACCTGCGACATGCCGTGAATTCGCGCCGCCTCCGCCTCCTCGGCCCAGCAATCCGAATGTCCGCCGCTGACGATGATTTCCAGCGCCGAAAGCCGCTCCATCAAAGGCAGCGCGCCCGGTAGTTCGGGCGCCAGCGTCATCTGCGTGACGACATCGCCAAAAGCCAGAATGCGATCCAACTCGTCTCTGTCCGTCGGCGGATGCAACAGCGCCGGATCGTGAGCGCCGGGTTTGTTGAGAGAAAAATAAGGTCCCTCGATGTGAATGCCCAAAACCTGCGCTCCAGCGTGGATGTTAGGAAAAGACCGGGCCGCCTCCAGCACGCAGACGAGTGCCATTTCACTCGACGAAATCGTGGTCAGCGCCAGACTGCTAGTGCCGCCACTCGCATGGAACTCCGCGATGGCCGCAAATGCCTCGTGCGTCGCCTCCATCGTGTCGCGATTCTGGGCTCCATGGACATGCAGGTCGATGAAACCGGGCGCGAGATAATGGCTCCTAACATCGATCGTGATCGGGTCCGGTGGCGGTGTTCCCTGGCCCAGATCGAGAATAATTCCCTCGGGTGTAAACGAAATCCAGCCCTGCGGAATCAATCGACCCGGCAGGACCAGGATAGCATTGGCGAGAATCATGTTGGCACCGCCTCGTCTTGGGAATGCTCCCAAGGCGCTGCCCAGCGTTTGTTTACCATCGCATCCAATGCGGCGGAGGTCTCTGCCAGCTTCTTGCTCAGACCAGCGCCGCGGCCCATCAAGATTCCTTCCCAATGCACTTCAGCGACGAAGGCTTTTTCATGCTCCGGTCCTTGCTGCGAGACGATGCGGTACTTCGGACTTTGCGGAGAGATGGCTTGAAGAA is part of the Chthoniobacterales bacterium genome and harbors:
- a CDS encoding UvrD-helicase domain-containing protein, translated to MSRFRLFDLNPAQLEAATSIEGPLLILAGAGTGKTRVITARIAVLMSKGVPNSQILAVTFTNKAANEMKERIKGMVDDAKGLNISTFHSLCLRILRVSIEKLGYKNTFSIYSEGDQLGLIKKIINRTAASDENMDPGAAKALISKAKNNGWRPPEDDETLIGAIYRQYQQDLKHLNAVDFDDLLMLAVQLLREHDDVRDLWSGKFRYLMVDEFQDTNRLQLDLVSLLAGSPPNVCVVGDDDQSIYGWRGAEVSNILEFEHHFPNPHVVKLEQNYRSTNAILNTANSLIKNNPRRRPKSLWSDNGPGDKVRLIQMPDDRVESQFVVEEIQRIQMETLAPWEEFAVLYRMNAQSRLLEENFRRLKIPYRLIGGKSFYDRREVKDILAYLSAIMNPSDDVSLLRIVNTPARGISSATTARALEQSIADRCNIFETLRSDAFLATFSQKTAGAIRSFASLLDRYETRILEPRADYASIVKALIEETGYLDDLKRSCKTPAELLQRESSVHELLNALGEYQNRSSDNNGLQGFLDELTLDQKREEEDQDDNQKGVTLITLHAAKGLEFGHVHLVGLEDGIIPHSRSKLEGTLDEERRLLYVGITRARKTLTITHCANRLKYGSASSCTPSEFIKELAPDDLEVTNYHTLMTKPVTEEAAKLSFARMKEMIRGS
- a CDS encoding N-acetylmuramoyl-L-alanine amidase-like domain-containing protein, which produces MRLTSNAGMVCGVTFRLLLLGLFCVLQSALSAASLPFSTVFQGQKTFDRLVARADAEHWNSLPIGLRAATVGHALVGTPYKGFTLEIDDHIEAPSVNLNGLDCWTFFEASLAFARMIAEPRPNWTPERMLHYIELDRYRGGQCDGTYLSRLHYLEDWLWDNDKRGLVEDLTRRLGGVRVMNMAREMTVGWKNYRYLCCNPDLRTGIAQHEARIASTPFYHIPKNKIASIEKYLQTGDIIGITARDGPGVGTSHVGFAVRDEKGVVHFMHASAPRNYGRVVVDQRLSDYVAHYTTDTGILVARPLR
- the nth gene encoding endonuclease III; the protein is MTRPERAALLVERLPRLYPDAHCELVFADPLQLLVATILSAQCTDVQVNKITPALFAAYPTAADYAAANPLELESLVQSTGFFRNKAKNIRLAARDIVEKFGGDVPRTLGELVTLAGVGRKTANVVLGNAFGLEEGIVVDTHVTRLSTRLRLTTKKDAEKIESDLIRLIPRGKWTLFPHWLIAHGRRICTARNPKCTLCELADLCPGAGKI
- a CDS encoding tetratricopeptide repeat protein; the protein is MKSSSLSPRLALLGALLFTAATATTLRAQDQAADLAAANQALNEGNYPDAAAKFGKFVKDYPTSTVIPDAQLKLAYSDMAINKFDEALAEYKKLLAPPATPEIIELASGLLPQALSGKASSLPEGDAQRTTLFNDAIKAYTDFLAKYPKSDLVESNRYTLALCYYQTQQYDPAIDNLRKNLAEFAQSESIQDSQYLLALMLATKANLTLNKDRTATATAFPLYDEAQKFLQDIIAKRTDLPLISDAQFQLGEVLFNRAVFTTGPDHAKHLQDALSAYRAVEASDVVAREQQGKIDALKGRTTAVLATKNIKAVQKLQSLIGRETGKLETLKNKGSQRVASHLKMAQIFYQLSTPTQPRYDETRVLLSYLEPFVTSDTDKKTVLYFKTMTYALQGNTAKAIAGYDQFQSQYKGDPMAENLPLAMGAMFTAGSPGTPPNPVKALEYFQQQSQLYPKSEATAVALSEQARALSQMQRFDEAIKTYQTFLASNPEKSQAARATSGLAEVYRNTGKLAEADQLYAKIQKDFADQLPLVKEASFWRGFILVQQQKYPEAMKALATFVAVYPDDANLTPNAYFTYGQAQRGSGAVDTAIQTFKTLVTKFPKSDAATFTFFQRFDIAKEKNDVPAMDAAMREFIDAYPKDNKLFNAYANLAQNRITEGKIQDAINIYYEFIDKNIDSPLVPTVLMQTSGQWAGIATTLGRYAGLTEADRAIWKESLEKSIGDAERVIVKYPESAEVANASRAILTAQKEFVSANLKKNDDIESYFTQFAAKFDAAPKTKSKILFTLASFIYERDPAKALAQMTTAYDPTLVYAAGDLDLYGTALLGQKKIDEAAAIYTKLATDYPNLPGTDPKQAPLAVQEAQATAMFGQGQVLQAKGDSAGAAKNFAQLKALYPWSTKIFEADLGIAIGLYNQKKFDDAMALVQGIVKAQTAANDLRAKAMVLGGKIRRDAGDLDSAIDFFIKTDYFYGGVPTVAAEGLFLGAQALEAKAAAAKDPKTKADSAAKAKKYYGDLQTKYPDSPFAAQAKGK
- a CDS encoding tetratricopeptide repeat protein, whose translation is MIRCILLFLVALLIPMVGLQAKPEAGPDPKKQRMFDIEIHKAAAAFDKKDFTATRQHVDAAEALLPDQAATLNLLGALLYKEHKYDEALAAFRALIDRDPNSYPGYFNTAEVLLAQKKYDEALAGFERILEARPGDEICQYRIVIVLALEKKFDEARLRAKKLPNPGQTAAYYFANAAIEFAAGDKAKGQDWLKQSETFFPPEASASLRDVLVEQNLIQK
- a CDS encoding ATP-binding protein, with the translated sequence MTALLLALALGASWIFFLWRYALPLRRLQEELSSIRFGKKRGVTLAGAAVIREIAGTVAELLDENDVSQQRARDEGLNLRTILESMREGVVLLDNQKRIRLANRAIYRLLPAGLSPVNRTLLELFRNHVLQRAIETSFTTPEPQTTEYVVDVSENGRLVAKTLEVTSIGIPGSGGEIVGALAVFHDLTRVKELEGMRKDFVANVSHELRTPLSIISGYIETLLDDDLEDVESGRKFLRIMHRHTQRLHLLVEDLLTISALESQRVALEFRPVELQSNLQKIVEQLEPALSARDLQVKLDFPADFPELEVDARRIDQVFFNLLENAIKHGHAGDAPIEVIGKVGPQGVSISVRDHGPGIAAKDQPHIFERFYRVDEARSREVGGTGLGLSIVKHVVQAHGGTVEVASRRGEGATFEVILPLRQTMRT